From the genome of Malus domestica chromosome 04, GDT2T_hap1, one region includes:
- the LOC103433993 gene encoding autophagy-related protein 18h-like isoform X1 → MKKNQNGGTKVVQSNHHHHANNNGFLPNSLKFISSCIKTASSGVRSGAATVAASITADPHDCRDQVLWACFDKLELGPSSFKHVLLLGYSNGFQVLDIEDASNFSELVSRRDDPVTFLQMQPLPAKCEGQEGFRSSHPILMVVACDEKSTGMMQTGRDGLVNGHSEPQTGNSSLSPTAVRFYSLRSCSYVHVLRFRSTVYMVRCSPQVVAVGLASQIYCFDAVTLENKFSVLTYPVPQLGVQGLVGVNIGYGPMAVGPRWLAYASNNPLMSNTGRLSPQSLTPPGVSPSTSPSSGNLMARYAMESSKQLASGLLNLGDMGYKTLSKYYQDLVPDGSSSPVSSNSSWKVGRVASHSTEADIAGMVVIKDFVSRAIVSQFRAHTSPISALCFDPSGTLLVTASIHGNNINIFRIMPSCLCNGSGTQSYDWTSSHVHLYKLHRGITSAVIQDICFSQYSQWITIVSSRGTSHIFALSPFGGETVLQIQNSHVDGPTLSPIPSAPWWFTPYFTRSQQPFSPPPAATLSVVSRIKNNSGWLNTVSNAASSAAGKASFRSGAVASVFHSSVPHDMQSSHAKVTALEHVLAYTASGHVIQYKLLPSLGGEPGDAASRAGPGSSVQIQDEDLRVKVESLHFLDVCRRNDWPEREECISGVILGKQEDIDTIDSSDCDDSDVGDKELAKPLERSHVYLSNAEVQINSGRIPIWQKSKIYFYTMSPCAAGELNFGKDLTRGEMEIEKVPGQEVEMRRKDLLPVVHPFHRFRSDWNGRHLIGGGSSSSSSDSHEDKEKFQENSGISGENLTPIGSAENGNPDAGNSYPYILQPGNGQNGEKRGRSFSVSPHLNHISTKKNITSVSLKQPTSGVSTGDDSNFSKCLSTLTSGSPSADRTIAARVQSVNSGGASEGSNVSSNHSDLSMNMLDEGPVHESPDFEPFFQEGYCKASPLSNFRESTEGVTDVDSPCDREKCEEDGDSDDMLGGVFAFSEEG, encoded by the exons ATGAAGAAGAACCAAAACGGCGGCACCAAGGTCGTTCAGAGTAATCATCACCATCACGCCAATAACAATGGCTTCCTTCCGAATTCTCTCAAATTCATTTCTTCTTGTATTAAAACTGCATCTTCCGGCGTAAGGTCGGGCGCCGCCACCGTCGCCGCCTCCATCACCGCCGACCCTCACGATTGCCGAGACCag GTGTTGTGGGCTTGCTTTGACAAACTAGAGCTTGGTCCATCTTCCTTCAAACATGTTTTGCTACTCGGTTATTCCAATGGCTTTCAAGTCCTTGATATTGAAGATGCCTCGAATTTCAGTGAACTTGTATCAAGGCGTGATGATCCAGTTACATTTTTACAGATGCAGCCCCTGCCTGCAAAGTGTGAGGGTCAAGAAGGATTCAGATCCTCACATCCTATTCTCATGGTTGTTGCATGTGACGAAAAGAGCACGGGTATGATGCAAACAGGGAGAGATGGGTTGGTCAATGGTCATTCTGAGCCTCAAACAGGAAACTCTTCTTTGTCTCCAACAGCTGTTCGGTTTTATTCGCTAAGGTCTTGCAGTTATGTTCATGTTCTTAGATTCCGTTCAACTGTGTATATGGTTAGATGCAGTCCTCAAGTAGTAGCTGTGGGTCTTGCATCACAA ATATACTGCTTTGATGCTGTCACTCTTGAGAACAAATTCAGTGTCCTCACTTATCCTGTCCCCCAATTGGGAGTTCAAGGACTGGTTGGGGTCAATATCGGGTATGGTCCAATGGCTGTTGGTCCCAGGTGGTTGGCTTATGCTTCCAACAACCCTCTGATGTCAAACACAGGCCGCCTCAGTCCTCAAAGTCTTACTCCTCCTGGTGTAAGTCCATCAACTTCGCCAAGTAGTGGGAATCTGATGGCTCGATATGCAATGGAATCTAGTAAACAGTTAGCTTCTGGGTTACTTAATCTTGGAGACATGGGTTACAAAACTTTGTCCAAGTACTACCAAGATCTTGTACCAGATGGTTCTAGCTCTCCTGTGTCATCAAATTCTAGCTGGAAAGTTGGGAGGGTTGCATCACATTCAACCGAAGCAGATATTGCTGGAATG GTTGTTATAAAAGACTTTGTTTCCAGAGCCATTGTATCACAGTTCAGGGCACATACTAGTCCCATTTCTGCCCTGTGTTTTGACCCAAGTGGGACTCTTCTAGTTACTGCCTCAATACATGGAAACAATATAAACATTTTTCGAATAATGCCATCCTGCTTGTGTAATGGATCAGGCACTCAAAGCTATGACTGGACTTCTTCTCATGTGCACCTTTACAAACTACATCGTGGCATAACATCTGCT GTGATCCAAGACATTTGTTTTAGTCAATACAGTCAATGGATCACTATTGTTTCATCCAGAGGGACTAGCCATATTTTTGCTTTGTCTCCATTCGGTGGTGAAACTGTTCTTCAAATACAGAATTCTCATGTTGACGGACCTACTCTTTCACCGATTCCATCTGCACCATGGTGGTTTACTCCATATTTCACAAGAAGTCAGCAACCCTTTTCTCCACCTCCAGCAGCTACCCTTTCTGTAGTTAGCAGAATAAAAAATAACTCTGGGTGGCTCAACACTGTTAGTAATGCTGCATCTTCTGCAGCAGGAAAGGCTTCCTTTCGGTCTGGGGCTGTTGCCTCTGTATTCCATAGTTCTGTACCTCATGATATGCAATCTTCCCATGCGAAGGTCACTGCATTGGAGCACGTATTGGCTTATACTGCTTCTGGTCATGTAATTCAGTATAAACTACTGCCTTCATTGGGAGGAGAGCCAGGCGACGCTGCTTCGAGAGCAGGGCCAGGTTCTTCAGTACAGATACAGGATGAAGATTTGCGAGTGAAAGTTGAATCTCTTCATTTTTTGGATGTTTGCCGAAGAAATGATTGGCCTGAAAGAGAGGAATGCATTTCTGGGGTTATACTTGGGAAACAAGAAGATATTGACACAATTGATAGTTCTGACTGTGATGATAGTGATGTTGGGGATAAGGAGTTGGCAAAACCCCTTGAACGATCTCATGTGTATCTCTCCAATGCTGAGGTTCAGATCAATTCCGGAAGGATTCCAATCTGGCAAAAGTCGAAG ATATATTTCTATACAATGAGTCCATGTGCTGCTGGTGAGCTAAATTTTGGTAAAGATCTTACCCGCGGAGAGATGGAAATagagaaggttcctggtcaAGAGGTTGAAATGAGGCGGAAGGATTTGCTACCTGTTGTTCATCCCTTTCATAGATTTCGGTCTGACTGGAATGGCAG GCATCTAATTGGAGGAGGATCCTCGAGTTCATCTTCTGATTCTCATGAAGATAAAGAAAAGTTTCAGGAAAATTCTGGTATTTCTGGTGAGAATTTGACACCTATTGGCTCAGCTGAAAATGGTAACCCAGATGCTG GTAATTCCTATCCATATATTCTCCAACCTGGAAATGGACAGAATGGCGAAAAAAGAGGGAGATCATTTTCGGTATCACCTCACTTGAACCATATATccacaaagaaaaatattacttCAGTATCCCTGAAACAACCAACCTCAGGTGTTTCTACTGGTGATGATAGTAATTTTTCAAAGTGTCTATCCACTTTAACAAGCGGCTCCCCTTCAGCTGATAGAACAATTGCAGCAAGGGTTCAGTCGGTAAATAGTGGTGGGGCCAGT
- the LOC103433992 gene encoding receptor-like cytosolic serine/threonine-protein kinase RBK2: protein MANGEVKGPYSSWGAGNEPKKLSLKVPDEISKVKQRKQKALLTSASAQDLRYIDMEKEKDDVQTPRGVLEACMRGFEPETSSSENSTTENSTTESSVHCSSSSSLSHWHKFFKQWGKRSLKRLVSFPPLGVPKISSRRRIGCARENPALTNISNFKSSLVNFTIAELQKATDNFNSENTIGKGGYSEVYKGRLKSGQLVAVKRLTKGTADEKTAGFLSELGTIAHVDHPNTAKLIGCCVEGGMHLVFELFSLGSLGSLLHGPKANELDWSKRYKIALGTADGLLYLHESCQRRIIHRDIKADNILLTEDFVPQICDFGLAKWLPKQWTHHNVPKSEGTFGYFAPEYFMHGIVDEKTDVYSFGVLLLELITGRPALDDLQKSLVLWAKPLLDNNEIKELVDPNIGDNYDRKEMDHMVLTAALCIEQSSILRPRMSQVVVLLRGDDYVSKCAKESKRRFLQRTYSEELSDAQEYNSTKYLGDLNRHKQVAFSS from the exons ATGGCGAATGGTGAAGTGAAAGGACCTTATTCTTCATG GGGAGCTGgaaatgaacccaaaaaattatCACTGAAGGTCCCAGATGAGATTTCTAAGGTGAAACAGAGAAAACAGAAAGCACTACTTACTTCTGCTTCTGCCCAAG ATTTGAGGTATATCGACATGGAAAAAGAGAAGGACGATGTCCAAACTCCTAGAGGAGTTTTAGAAGCTTGCATGAGAGGCTTTGAACCCGAGACTAGCTCTTCTGAAAACAGCACAACTGAAAATAGCACGACTGAGTCATCAGTGCATTGTTCAAGTTCAAGTTCACTTTCTCACTGGCATAAATTCTTTAAACAATGGGGTAAGAGATCGCTTAAGCGCTTAGTCTCCTTCCCTCCACTTGGTGTGCCAAAGATATCATCACGAAGAAGGATTGGGTGTGCAAGAGAGAATCCAGCATTGACTAATATATCCAACTTCAAGTCTTCGTTGGTGAATTTTACCATTGCCGAGCTCCAAAAGGCGACCGATAATTTTAACAGTG AAAACACAATTGGAAAGGGTGGTTATTCAGAAGTTTACAAGGGTCGCTTGAAAAGTGGGCAGCTAGTAGCAGTCAAGCGGCTGACGAAAGGAACAGCAGATGAGAAAACAGCAGGCTTTCTATCTGAACTTGGCACTATAGCTCATGTTGATCATCCTAATACTGCTAAGTTGATTGGATGTTGCGTTGAAGGAGGAATGCACCTTGTTTTCGAATTATTTTCACTTGGAAGTTTAGGATCGCTCCTGCACG GTCCGAAGGCTAATGAACTTGATTGGAGTAAAAGATACAAAATTGCTTTGGGGACAGCAGATGGTCTGCTGTATCTTCATGAGAGTTGCCAGAGGCGAATCATTCATAGAGACATCAAAGCCGATAATATTCTGCTCACAGAGGATTTTGTGCCGCAG ATATGTGATTTCGGGCTTGCAAAGTGGCTACCCAAACAATGGACTCATCACAATGTCCCTAAATCTGAGGGTACATTTGG GTATTTTGCTCCCGAGTATTTCATGCATGGAATAGTAGATGAAAAAACTGATGTTTATTCTTTCGGAGTCCTACTACTGGAGCTTATAACCGGGCGTCCAGCTTTGGATGATCTTCAGAAAAGCCTTGTACTTTGG GCAAAGCCTTTGCTTGATAACAATGAGATCAAGGAGCTTGTCGATCCTAATATTGGTGACAACTATGACCGGAAAGAAATGGATCACATGGTTTTGACAGCAGCTTTATGCATCGAGCAGTCTTCTATTCTACGTCCTCGCATGAGTCAG GTTGTGGTGCTGCTAAGAGGCGATGATTATGTATCCAAATGTGCAAAAGAATCGAAAAGGAGGTTTCTGCAAAGAACATACTCAGAAGAACTATCAGATGCACAAGAATATAATTCAACTAAGTATCTGGGCGATCTGAACCGACACAAGCAGGTCGCTTTCAGTTCTTGA
- the LOC139195204 gene encoding peroxidase 9-like codes for MAVFRGTFLGLVVLTLVVSATLPAAHLEGPNFGSSEPHGLFPQFYQSSCPPVDNIVISVLQQAIEKDPRVAASLIRLHFHDCFAQGCDASVLLDNSTTIRSEKGAKTNVNSLRGFEVIDEIKAKLEEACPLTVSCADIVALAARGSTVLSGGPDWVLPLGRRDSKTASVEISERNIPAPKPDLSALTAAFERQGLEETDLVALSGGHTIGFAKCLFVRQTRKSVCPRRDSDNTPAPLDFVSPTRFDNSYFKLILGGHGLLPSDQVLLTGNGRQAAELVKTYAANESLFFQQFAKSMVKMGNINPLTGLKGQVRKNCRRVN; via the exons ATGGCAGTTTTCAGAGGAACTTTCTTAGGTCTTGTAGTTCTGACATTGGTGGTCTCAGCCACGCTCCCCGCTGCTCACCTGGAGGGTCCCAACTTTGGGTCGAGTGAACCTCACGGTCTTTTCCCACAGTTCTATCAATCGTCGTGCCCTCCGGTTGACAACATTGTCATCTCCGTGTTACAGCAGGCCATCGAGAAGGATCCCCGGGTGGCAGCCTCTTTGATAAGGCTTCACTTCCACGATTGCTTTGCTCAG GGTTGTGACGCCTCGGTGCTACTAGACAACAGTACGACAATACGGAGCGAAAAAGGGGCAAAAACAAACGTGAATTCTCTGAGAGGGTTTGAAGTGATCGATGAGATCAAGGCCAAACTAGAAGAAGCATGTCCCCTGACTGTGTCATGCGCTGACATTGTCGCTCTTGCTGCTAGGGGATCCACCGTACTA AGCGGTGGACCTGATTGGGTGTTGCCACTAGGAAGAAGGGACTCCAAAACTGCAAGCGTGGAAATCTCTGAGAGAAACATTCCAGCACCAAAACCCGATCTCTCAGCCCTAACAGCCGCCTTCGAGCGACAAGGTCTTGAAGAAACTGACCTAGTTGCTCTCTCAG GAGGGCATACAATTGGCTTCGCAAAGTGTTTGTTCGTCAGGCAGACTCGGAAATCAGTTTGCCCTAGAAGAGATAGCGACAACACACCTGCTCCCTTGGACTTTGTTTCCCCTACAAGGTTCGACAACAGCTACTTCAAGCTTATACTTGGGGGACATGGACTACTCCCGTCAGACCAAGTGCTTCTGACTGGGAATGGAAGGCAAGCAGCTGAGCTGGTGAAAACCTATGCAGCTAATGAGAGCTTATTCTTTCAGCAGTTTGCCAAGTCCATGGTTAAGATGGGGAACATTAATCCTCTCACTGGATTAAAGGGACAAGTCCGGAAGAATTGTCGCCGCGTTAATTAA
- the LOC103433993 gene encoding autophagy-related protein 18h-like isoform X2 has protein sequence MHVLWACFDKLELGPSSFKHVLLLGYSNGFQVLDIEDASNFSELVSRRDDPVTFLQMQPLPAKCEGQEGFRSSHPILMVVACDEKSTGMMQTGRDGLVNGHSEPQTGNSSLSPTAVRFYSLRSCSYVHVLRFRSTVYMVRCSPQVVAVGLASQIYCFDAVTLENKFSVLTYPVPQLGVQGLVGVNIGYGPMAVGPRWLAYASNNPLMSNTGRLSPQSLTPPGVSPSTSPSSGNLMARYAMESSKQLASGLLNLGDMGYKTLSKYYQDLVPDGSSSPVSSNSSWKVGRVASHSTEADIAGMVVIKDFVSRAIVSQFRAHTSPISALCFDPSGTLLVTASIHGNNINIFRIMPSCLCNGSGTQSYDWTSSHVHLYKLHRGITSAVIQDICFSQYSQWITIVSSRGTSHIFALSPFGGETVLQIQNSHVDGPTLSPIPSAPWWFTPYFTRSQQPFSPPPAATLSVVSRIKNNSGWLNTVSNAASSAAGKASFRSGAVASVFHSSVPHDMQSSHAKVTALEHVLAYTASGHVIQYKLLPSLGGEPGDAASRAGPGSSVQIQDEDLRVKVESLHFLDVCRRNDWPEREECISGVILGKQEDIDTIDSSDCDDSDVGDKELAKPLERSHVYLSNAEVQINSGRIPIWQKSKIYFYTMSPCAAGELNFGKDLTRGEMEIEKVPGQEVEMRRKDLLPVVHPFHRFRSDWNGRHLIGGGSSSSSSDSHEDKEKFQENSGISGENLTPIGSAENGNPDAGNSYPYILQPGNGQNGEKRGRSFSVSPHLNHISTKKNITSVSLKQPTSGVSTGDDSNFSKCLSTLTSGSPSADRTIAARVQSVNSGGASEGSNVSSNHSDLSMNMLDEGPVHESPDFEPFFQEGYCKASPLSNFRESTEGVTDVDSPCDREKCEEDGDSDDMLGGVFAFSEEG, from the exons ATGCAT GTGTTGTGGGCTTGCTTTGACAAACTAGAGCTTGGTCCATCTTCCTTCAAACATGTTTTGCTACTCGGTTATTCCAATGGCTTTCAAGTCCTTGATATTGAAGATGCCTCGAATTTCAGTGAACTTGTATCAAGGCGTGATGATCCAGTTACATTTTTACAGATGCAGCCCCTGCCTGCAAAGTGTGAGGGTCAAGAAGGATTCAGATCCTCACATCCTATTCTCATGGTTGTTGCATGTGACGAAAAGAGCACGGGTATGATGCAAACAGGGAGAGATGGGTTGGTCAATGGTCATTCTGAGCCTCAAACAGGAAACTCTTCTTTGTCTCCAACAGCTGTTCGGTTTTATTCGCTAAGGTCTTGCAGTTATGTTCATGTTCTTAGATTCCGTTCAACTGTGTATATGGTTAGATGCAGTCCTCAAGTAGTAGCTGTGGGTCTTGCATCACAA ATATACTGCTTTGATGCTGTCACTCTTGAGAACAAATTCAGTGTCCTCACTTATCCTGTCCCCCAATTGGGAGTTCAAGGACTGGTTGGGGTCAATATCGGGTATGGTCCAATGGCTGTTGGTCCCAGGTGGTTGGCTTATGCTTCCAACAACCCTCTGATGTCAAACACAGGCCGCCTCAGTCCTCAAAGTCTTACTCCTCCTGGTGTAAGTCCATCAACTTCGCCAAGTAGTGGGAATCTGATGGCTCGATATGCAATGGAATCTAGTAAACAGTTAGCTTCTGGGTTACTTAATCTTGGAGACATGGGTTACAAAACTTTGTCCAAGTACTACCAAGATCTTGTACCAGATGGTTCTAGCTCTCCTGTGTCATCAAATTCTAGCTGGAAAGTTGGGAGGGTTGCATCACATTCAACCGAAGCAGATATTGCTGGAATG GTTGTTATAAAAGACTTTGTTTCCAGAGCCATTGTATCACAGTTCAGGGCACATACTAGTCCCATTTCTGCCCTGTGTTTTGACCCAAGTGGGACTCTTCTAGTTACTGCCTCAATACATGGAAACAATATAAACATTTTTCGAATAATGCCATCCTGCTTGTGTAATGGATCAGGCACTCAAAGCTATGACTGGACTTCTTCTCATGTGCACCTTTACAAACTACATCGTGGCATAACATCTGCT GTGATCCAAGACATTTGTTTTAGTCAATACAGTCAATGGATCACTATTGTTTCATCCAGAGGGACTAGCCATATTTTTGCTTTGTCTCCATTCGGTGGTGAAACTGTTCTTCAAATACAGAATTCTCATGTTGACGGACCTACTCTTTCACCGATTCCATCTGCACCATGGTGGTTTACTCCATATTTCACAAGAAGTCAGCAACCCTTTTCTCCACCTCCAGCAGCTACCCTTTCTGTAGTTAGCAGAATAAAAAATAACTCTGGGTGGCTCAACACTGTTAGTAATGCTGCATCTTCTGCAGCAGGAAAGGCTTCCTTTCGGTCTGGGGCTGTTGCCTCTGTATTCCATAGTTCTGTACCTCATGATATGCAATCTTCCCATGCGAAGGTCACTGCATTGGAGCACGTATTGGCTTATACTGCTTCTGGTCATGTAATTCAGTATAAACTACTGCCTTCATTGGGAGGAGAGCCAGGCGACGCTGCTTCGAGAGCAGGGCCAGGTTCTTCAGTACAGATACAGGATGAAGATTTGCGAGTGAAAGTTGAATCTCTTCATTTTTTGGATGTTTGCCGAAGAAATGATTGGCCTGAAAGAGAGGAATGCATTTCTGGGGTTATACTTGGGAAACAAGAAGATATTGACACAATTGATAGTTCTGACTGTGATGATAGTGATGTTGGGGATAAGGAGTTGGCAAAACCCCTTGAACGATCTCATGTGTATCTCTCCAATGCTGAGGTTCAGATCAATTCCGGAAGGATTCCAATCTGGCAAAAGTCGAAG ATATATTTCTATACAATGAGTCCATGTGCTGCTGGTGAGCTAAATTTTGGTAAAGATCTTACCCGCGGAGAGATGGAAATagagaaggttcctggtcaAGAGGTTGAAATGAGGCGGAAGGATTTGCTACCTGTTGTTCATCCCTTTCATAGATTTCGGTCTGACTGGAATGGCAG GCATCTAATTGGAGGAGGATCCTCGAGTTCATCTTCTGATTCTCATGAAGATAAAGAAAAGTTTCAGGAAAATTCTGGTATTTCTGGTGAGAATTTGACACCTATTGGCTCAGCTGAAAATGGTAACCCAGATGCTG GTAATTCCTATCCATATATTCTCCAACCTGGAAATGGACAGAATGGCGAAAAAAGAGGGAGATCATTTTCGGTATCACCTCACTTGAACCATATATccacaaagaaaaatattacttCAGTATCCCTGAAACAACCAACCTCAGGTGTTTCTACTGGTGATGATAGTAATTTTTCAAAGTGTCTATCCACTTTAACAAGCGGCTCCCCTTCAGCTGATAGAACAATTGCAGCAAGGGTTCAGTCGGTAAATAGTGGTGGGGCCAGT